One region of Flavobacterium pisciphilum genomic DNA includes:
- a CDS encoding galactokinase family protein yields MKKIISLAPGRTCLFGDHQDYLGLPVIACAINRNIQLTAVQNETSVFKLDMVDINEVRIIDIDATFEELEPRDYFASSLRVLRRHGCIPTVGYDITVKGDIPINSGTSSSSALLMAWINFLITAYGVDCEVTPEFIAQMGYASEVLEHGEPGGMMDHFSIGVGNIVHINTSVPFSYDIIGTGLKGLITGVSGVPKETIGLIGELKGNALLAIDIVKQNFKDFDLHKTEIVDIHKYSNYLPDRLIPFFEAAIKNYHYTREALKEFDKPTLNLVRIGELMNMHHAVLRDLLKITVPKIDDMINAALRAGAYGAKIVGSGGGGSIVVIADPNKEKAVVEAILAAGAKEAYTVTVDPGVRIIQ; encoded by the coding sequence GTGAAAAAAATTATATCATTAGCGCCAGGACGGACGTGTCTTTTTGGAGATCATCAAGATTATTTAGGATTACCAGTTATAGCATGTGCAATAAATAGAAATATACAATTAACGGCAGTACAAAATGAGACTTCTGTTTTTAAGTTAGATATGGTAGATATTAATGAAGTTAGAATCATTGATATCGATGCAACTTTTGAAGAATTGGAGCCTCGCGATTATTTTGCATCTTCATTAAGAGTTTTAAGAAGACATGGATGCATTCCTACAGTTGGGTACGATATTACAGTAAAAGGGGACATTCCTATTAATTCTGGTACTTCGAGTTCTTCGGCATTATTAATGGCGTGGATTAATTTCCTAATAACCGCTTATGGTGTAGATTGTGAAGTTACACCAGAATTTATTGCTCAAATGGGATATGCTTCAGAAGTATTAGAACATGGTGAACCAGGCGGAATGATGGATCATTTTAGTATTGGAGTAGGTAATATTGTTCATATTAATACAAGTGTGCCATTTTCGTATGATATAATTGGTACAGGTTTAAAAGGGTTAATTACAGGTGTTTCGGGAGTTCCAAAAGAAACGATAGGATTAATAGGAGAATTAAAAGGCAATGCTTTATTAGCAATTGATATTGTAAAACAAAATTTTAAAGATTTTGATTTGCATAAAACTGAAATTGTAGATATCCACAAATACAGTAATTATTTGCCAGACAGATTAATTCCATTTTTTGAGGCTGCTATAAAAAATTACCATTACACAAGAGAAGCTTTAAAGGAATTTGATAAGCCAACACTTAATTTGGTGAGAATTGGTGAGCTAATGAATATGCATCATGCTGTTTTAAGAGATTTATTAAAGATAACAGTGCCAAAAATTGATGATATGATTAATGCAGCATTGCGTGCAGGAGCTTATGGAGCTAAGATTGTTGGTTCAGGAGGTGGAGGAAGTATTGTTGTAATTGCTGATCCAAATAAAGAAAAAGCGGTTGTAGAAGCAATACTAGCAGCAGGAGCAAAAGAAGCGTATACAGTAACTGTAGATCCAGGAGTAAGAATAATACAATAA
- a CDS encoding metallophosphoesterase produces MKEEKNSRRSFLTKTIVGISGSVAVAGLPLSAFASNQNADSLDATHNFLTKPYLQAPTTDSMTIMWLTNQLCLNWVEYGETEQLGTKAEQCAHGMMNTNSRINTVTLTNLKPNTTYYYKVFSKQILDFRPYKITFGDIISSETYRFQTLDPKTKDVSWLILNDIHDRPESFGELIQLNQNKPYDFVFLNGDMFDYQTDENQIINHLLHPCSLFSTEKPFMFVRGNHETRGKYSRNLLDYYYNYDKKEYYSFKMGSVFTIVLDTGEDKKDSHPVYGGTVNYDSYREEQAIWLEKQMKSKAFKNAPFRVVMMHIPHYHSDEEHGTTECRRLFGSLFEKYKIDLFVAGHTHEYGMFEPNKEHSYHFVIGGGPETGTRTLIRIDANSKVLNLQMLNDSGKEIGLFHLNTKR; encoded by the coding sequence ATGAAAGAAGAAAAAAACTCTCGTCGCTCGTTCTTAACAAAAACTATAGTAGGTATTTCGGGATCTGTTGCAGTTGCCGGATTACCATTATCTGCTTTTGCTTCAAATCAAAACGCAGATTCGCTAGATGCTACACATAACTTTCTAACAAAGCCTTATCTTCAAGCGCCTACAACTGATAGTATGACAATTATGTGGCTTACGAATCAGCTTTGTTTGAATTGGGTTGAATATGGTGAAACTGAACAACTAGGAACAAAAGCCGAACAATGTGCACATGGCATGATGAATACCAATTCTAGAATTAATACTGTAACACTAACAAATCTTAAACCAAATACCACATATTACTATAAAGTTTTCTCGAAACAAATTTTAGATTTCCGACCTTATAAAATCACTTTTGGTGACATCATAAGTAGTGAAACATATCGTTTTCAAACACTCGATCCCAAAACAAAAGATGTCAGTTGGCTTATTTTAAACGATATTCATGATCGCCCAGAATCTTTTGGAGAATTAATACAACTCAATCAGAACAAGCCGTATGATTTTGTATTTCTAAATGGAGATATGTTTGATTACCAAACAGACGAAAATCAAATCATCAATCATTTACTCCATCCATGCAGTTTATTCTCAACCGAGAAACCTTTTATGTTTGTAAGAGGAAATCATGAAACAAGAGGCAAATACTCCAGAAATCTATTAGACTATTATTACAATTATGATAAGAAAGAGTATTACAGTTTTAAAATGGGTTCCGTTTTTACAATTGTTCTAGATACTGGTGAAGATAAAAAAGACTCTCATCCTGTCTATGGCGGAACTGTTAATTACGATTCTTATCGTGAAGAGCAAGCCATTTGGTTAGAGAAACAAATGAAATCTAAAGCTTTTAAGAATGCTCCGTTTCGCGTAGTAATGATGCATATTCCACATTACCATTCTGATGAAGAACATGGAACTACTGAATGTCGCAGATTATTTGGTTCTTTATTTGAAAAATATAAAATCGATTTGTTTGTCGCTGGACATACACACGAATACGGAATGTTTGAGCCAAATAAAGAACACTCTTATCATTTTGTAATTGGTGGAGGACCAGAAACAGGAACCAGAACTTTAATACGAATTGATGCCAACTCCAAAGTTTTAAATTTGCAAATGCTCAATGACTCAGGTAAAGAAATAGGTTTGTTTCATCTGAATACTAAAAGATAA
- a CDS encoding RagB/SusD family nutrient uptake outer membrane protein, producing the protein MKKIFILFITLSFLSSCELERDPYGSYTKDKILQDKEAAVDVLLNGCYAQLRDWSDVMHRVGEYPGDNIMIRGTSTDAFYSFISYQHIPNNDRLSTFWNNSYKIISQSSDLMKMISEGESPVIDQKLGEAYYLRGMLYFYLVKTYGRPYAQSPETNLGVPIVNGLPEDIANINLPDRATVKATYEQAISDLKKGEALMNENRSAAYATKEAAQAMLSRVYLYMSGTYQTPNQQYADLAIEYANKVITSGRYNLLSRADFMKYNTFAPDAGGQTETIFAVKRVASEYSGFDHYYGIGGMYANIQGQGWGEMYASAKYLDLLRKSGLKKDARWAFIDPQYALDASNNKTDAFRFVVDAFNAAGVQTGYNYIQQPLKTNPNGSYYITIADVNYNLTAVNAADNSYSIVYAGKTYVGEKDYMMLLNRVYPMYYITKCSLQDNSSHLHSPIISRLAEMYLNMAEAYAKKGDYQSALTNLNVIRERSIVGGGYTSLTSTNAAQLIDEERQLELAFEAQRGYDVYRNGETMTRHYPGPHTPMVDVPATSLRVVQYIPQSEINAYPGTLTQNP; encoded by the coding sequence ATGAAAAAAATATTTATATTATTTATTACTCTTAGTTTTCTATCTTCATGTGAGTTAGAGCGAGACCCATATGGATCTTATACGAAAGATAAAATTTTACAAGATAAAGAAGCAGCTGTCGATGTACTTCTTAATGGATGTTATGCACAACTAAGAGATTGGTCGGATGTAATGCACCGTGTTGGTGAGTATCCTGGGGATAATATTATGATTAGAGGAACCTCTACTGATGCATTCTACTCTTTTATCTCTTATCAGCACATTCCAAATAATGATAGATTATCTACCTTTTGGAATAATAGTTACAAAATCATTTCACAATCAAGTGATTTAATGAAAATGATTTCTGAAGGAGAAAGCCCAGTAATAGATCAAAAATTAGGAGAAGCATATTATCTAAGAGGAATGCTTTATTTCTATCTAGTTAAAACTTATGGTAGACCTTATGCACAATCACCAGAAACTAATTTAGGTGTGCCAATTGTAAATGGATTACCTGAAGATATCGCTAACATTAACCTTCCAGATAGAGCTACTGTAAAAGCAACTTACGAACAAGCAATAAGCGATCTTAAAAAAGGAGAAGCATTAATGAATGAAAACAGAAGTGCTGCTTATGCAACCAAAGAAGCTGCGCAAGCAATGCTTTCAAGAGTGTATTTATACATGAGCGGAACGTATCAAACGCCAAATCAACAATATGCTGATTTAGCTATTGAATATGCTAATAAAGTAATTACTAGCGGTCGTTATAATTTACTTAGCAGAGCAGATTTTATGAAATACAACACATTTGCACCTGATGCAGGTGGACAAACAGAAACTATTTTTGCTGTTAAACGTGTTGCTTCAGAATATTCAGGTTTTGACCACTACTACGGTATTGGTGGTATGTATGCTAATATACAAGGACAAGGTTGGGGAGAAATGTATGCAAGCGCAAAATACTTAGACTTATTACGTAAATCTGGTTTAAAGAAAGATGCAAGATGGGCTTTTATTGATCCTCAATATGCATTGGATGCTTCCAATAACAAAACAGATGCTTTCCGTTTTGTAGTAGATGCTTTTAATGCTGCAGGAGTACAAACTGGATACAACTATATCCAACAGCCTCTTAAAACTAATCCTAACGGAAGCTATTATATTACTATCGCTGATGTAAACTACAACCTTACAGCAGTTAATGCTGCTGACAACAGTTATTCAATTGTTTATGCAGGAAAAACTTATGTAGGTGAAAAAGATTATATGATGTTATTAAATCGTGTATATCCAATGTACTACATTACAAAATGTTCTTTACAAGACAATAGCTCTCACTTACACTCTCCTATTATTTCAAGATTAGCCGAAATGTATTTGAATATGGCTGAGGCTTATGCTAAAAAAGGAGATTATCAAAGTGCTCTTACAAACTTAAATGTGATTAGAGAAAGATCAATTGTAGGTGGAGGATATACCTCATTAACAAGTACAAATGCAGCACAACTTATTGATGAAGAACGTCAATTAGAACTTGCTTTTGAAGCGCAACGCGGATATGATGTATACAGAAACGGAGAAACAATGACTCGTCATTATCCTGGACCTCATACACCAATGGTGGATGTTCCTGCAACAAGTCTAAGAGTGGTACAATATATTCCTCAATCGGAAATAAATGCTTACCCGGGGACTTTAACTCAAAATCCATAA
- a CDS encoding SusC/RagA family TonB-linked outer membrane protein has protein sequence MKLLIKKKPRDLWFNKPSRKEIKLTILSLFALTFQISTAAPSKPTSSNRIDLALVQKIVKGKVTDSNGAPLPGANVLIKGTSIGVQTDYNGEFAIEVADNQTVLVISYMGMIEQQVTIGKGTIVVALKEAGEVMDEVVIVGYSKIKKESLTGALQTVDNKKLIDATTPSVENLLSGKATGVYVSSGNGQPGDTGKIVIRGKTTVNGSTDPLWVVDGVIVGSNSGNMNPADIETLTVLKDAASTAVYGSQGANGVIIVTTKSGKSGKATINASIKTAATTVNSGKFDIMNGEELYDLYNTFPNKQDFSNAWWWNPELRNKNYDWWKNATQTGIARDFNLSINGGSDVFKSYVSLGIYDETGAIKGYDYTRYNLLLKFSYKVNNWLTIRPQANITRTETEDKQHSVGAMYGNMPWDSPYLPDGTLVGNQPNPTWVNTTGSNYLYDLQWDYAESQRYNVRTNLDFDVKFNSWLTFTSTNNYIFSNLTSMSYTDPRSSGGLSVKGRIEDTNEGYNRFYTNQLFKFNKSFGAHAINAIAGYEWNEYNDKKSKGIATGIAPGFIIPDVAAIPEKVGGTRSQWAVQSLLSNINYTYDDRYMAQFSLRRDGASNFGENARYGNFFSISGGWNIHKEKFFKADYINNLKLRASYGSVGNRPNSLYPHQALYALASNDKAYSYNGNSGALISQIGNPDLSWEKTYTTGIGLDVSFLNRINVTLDYYDKDTSGLLYRVPLPGVIGVTSIWRNVGAVNNRGFEASVNVDIIKNENWRWNVDANIGVNKNKVTSLYGTKQEIIVGDGTGISGSASKLLKPGMDVDTWLLPEWAGVNPDNGKPEWYKTDVTTGERVKTSNYGEASKNPVTAGAYTPSYFGGFSTSVNYKNFDLGATFSYSVGGKIYNYARAEFDSDGAYTDRNQMNLQSGWSRWEKPGDIATHPQAIYNNSSNSNKASTRFLENGSYLKMRSLSFGYNLSIERLNISNLRIFVSGENLFTITDFSGVDPEIPPADLRGERSITGVATSVYPQSRRFVLGFNLTL, from the coding sequence ATGAAATTATTAATTAAAAAAAAACCGAGAGACTTGTGGTTTAACAAGCCGTCTAGGAAGGAAATCAAATTAACAATTCTTTCATTGTTCGCTTTGACTTTTCAAATTTCAACAGCTGCTCCATCAAAACCAACTAGTTCTAATAGAATTGATTTAGCACTTGTACAAAAAATTGTTAAGGGAAAAGTAACCGATAGTAACGGAGCACCACTCCCTGGCGCAAATGTCCTGATTAAAGGAACTTCTATTGGAGTACAAACAGATTACAATGGTGAATTTGCCATTGAGGTAGCAGATAACCAAACTGTATTAGTTATTTCTTATATGGGAATGATAGAGCAACAAGTTACAATTGGAAAAGGGACTATTGTTGTTGCTTTAAAAGAAGCAGGAGAAGTAATGGACGAAGTAGTTATCGTAGGTTACAGTAAAATTAAAAAAGAAAGCCTTACTGGTGCTTTACAAACCGTAGATAATAAAAAACTTATTGATGCTACTACTCCATCAGTAGAAAATTTATTATCTGGTAAAGCAACTGGAGTATACGTAAGTTCAGGAAATGGACAACCAGGAGATACAGGTAAAATAGTTATTCGTGGAAAAACTACTGTTAACGGAAGCACTGACCCTCTATGGGTAGTTGATGGTGTTATTGTAGGTAGCAACTCAGGAAACATGAATCCTGCCGATATCGAAACTTTAACTGTTCTTAAAGATGCTGCATCTACTGCGGTATATGGTTCTCAGGGAGCAAATGGTGTAATTATTGTTACTACAAAAAGTGGTAAAAGCGGTAAAGCAACCATTAATGCCTCTATCAAAACTGCCGCTACAACAGTAAATTCAGGAAAATTTGATATCATGAATGGTGAAGAGTTATATGATCTATATAATACTTTCCCTAACAAACAAGATTTCAGTAATGCATGGTGGTGGAATCCAGAATTAAGAAATAAAAATTATGACTGGTGGAAAAATGCAACACAAACAGGTATTGCTAGAGATTTTAACTTATCTATTAATGGTGGTAGCGATGTATTCAAAAGCTATGTTTCTCTTGGAATATATGATGAAACTGGTGCTATAAAAGGATATGACTATACTCGTTACAACTTACTTCTTAAATTTAGCTATAAAGTAAATAATTGGTTGACTATACGTCCACAAGCAAACATTACACGTACTGAAACTGAAGACAAACAACATTCTGTCGGTGCAATGTACGGCAACATGCCTTGGGATAGTCCCTATTTACCTGATGGAACTTTAGTAGGAAATCAACCTAACCCAACTTGGGTTAACACAACTGGTTCTAACTATTTATATGATTTACAATGGGATTATGCAGAATCACAAAGATATAATGTTAGAACTAATTTAGATTTTGATGTAAAATTCAATTCATGGTTAACCTTTACTTCTACGAACAACTACATTTTTTCTAATTTAACTTCAATGTCTTATACTGACCCGAGATCATCTGGAGGATTATCAGTAAAAGGAAGAATCGAAGATACAAACGAAGGGTACAATCGTTTCTACACTAACCAATTATTTAAATTCAATAAATCATTTGGAGCACATGCAATAAACGCAATTGCTGGTTACGAATGGAATGAATATAATGATAAAAAATCTAAAGGAATTGCTACTGGTATAGCTCCAGGATTTATCATCCCGGATGTAGCTGCAATTCCAGAAAAAGTTGGTGGTACAAGATCTCAATGGGCAGTTCAATCTTTGTTATCAAACATCAATTATACGTATGATGACAGATATATGGCACAATTTTCATTGCGTCGTGACGGAGCTTCTAATTTTGGAGAAAACGCTAGATATGGTAATTTCTTTTCTATTAGTGGTGGTTGGAATATCCATAAAGAGAAATTCTTTAAAGCAGACTACATCAATAACTTAAAACTTAGAGCAAGTTATGGTTCTGTAGGAAACAGACCAAATAGTTTATATCCACATCAAGCTTTATACGCTTTGGCATCAAATGATAAAGCATATAGTTATAATGGAAACTCAGGAGCCTTAATTTCTCAAATTGGAAATCCTGATTTAAGTTGGGAAAAAACATATACAACTGGTATTGGTTTAGATGTAAGTTTTTTAAACCGAATTAATGTAACATTAGACTATTACGATAAAGATACGTCAGGTTTATTATACCGAGTTCCTTTACCTGGAGTAATTGGAGTAACTAGCATTTGGAGAAATGTTGGAGCTGTAAATAACAGAGGTTTTGAAGCGTCTGTGAATGTAGATATCATCAAAAATGAAAACTGGAGATGGAATGTAGATGCTAATATTGGTGTGAATAAAAACAAAGTAACAAGCCTTTACGGAACTAAACAAGAGATTATTGTTGGTGATGGAACTGGTATTTCGGGTTCTGCATCCAAATTATTAAAACCAGGAATGGATGTCGACACTTGGTTACTTCCAGAATGGGCTGGTGTAAATCCTGATAATGGAAAACCAGAATGGTATAAAACTGATGTAACAACTGGGGAACGTGTTAAAACATCAAACTATGGTGAAGCGTCTAAAAATCCTGTAACTGCTGGAGCTTACACTCCATCTTATTTTGGAGGATTCTCGACTTCTGTAAATTATAAAAATTTCGATTTAGGAGCTACTTTCAGTTATTCAGTAGGTGGTAAAATTTATAACTATGCTCGTGCAGAATTTGATTCAGATGGAGCTTATACTGATCGTAACCAAATGAATCTTCAGAGTGGATGGAGCCGTTGGGAAAAACCAGGTGATATTGCAACACACCCACAAGCAATTTACAACAATTCAAGTAACTCTAATAAAGCATCAACACGTTTCTTAGAAAATGGATCGTATTTAAAAATGAGAAGCCTTTCATTTGGATATAATTTATCTATTGAACGCTTGAATATATCAAATCTTAGAATATTTGTATCAGGAGAAAACTTATTTACAATAACTGACTTCTCAGGTGTTGATCCAGAGATACCACCAGCAGATTTAAGAGGTGAAAGATCTATAACAGGAGTTGCAACCTCTGTATACCCTCAATCTCGCAGATTTGTATTAGGTTTTAATCTTACTCTTTAA
- a CDS encoding sugar-binding protein — protein MNQETKNYEVNSISKNELIVSGKGDSHLWNKAIVLDDFSSPWDSKLPSRIEFKALWDLEQLFFCFTVYDTEIHIEKKDNSNDSIGNSDRVELFFRPDNTLNPYYCLEIDATARVMDFIAYPDKNFNFDWSWPKDDLLVKSSINKDCFVVEGAISIASLKQFNLINNNQIEAGIFRAKYSKANNASYEPTWITWVNPVTETPNFHIPSSFGILTLKE, from the coding sequence ATGAATCAGGAAACTAAGAACTACGAAGTAAATTCAATATCTAAAAATGAATTGATTGTATCAGGAAAGGGTGATTCTCATTTATGGAATAAAGCAATTGTTCTAGATGATTTTAGTTCGCCTTGGGATTCTAAATTGCCTTCTCGAATAGAGTTCAAAGCATTATGGGATTTGGAGCAATTATTTTTTTGCTTTACAGTTTACGATACCGAAATTCATATCGAAAAGAAAGATAATAGTAATGATAGTATTGGAAATTCAGATAGGGTAGAGCTGTTTTTTAGACCAGATAATACACTAAATCCATACTATTGTCTAGAAATAGATGCTACTGCCAGAGTAATGGATTTTATAGCCTATCCCGATAAGAATTTTAATTTTGATTGGTCTTGGCCAAAAGATGATTTATTGGTTAAATCATCTATAAATAAGGATTGTTTTGTGGTAGAAGGAGCGATAAGCATTGCCTCTTTAAAACAGTTCAATTTAATCAATAACAACCAAATCGAAGCAGGTATTTTTAGAGCTAAGTATTCTAAAGCTAATAATGCTAGTTATGAACCTACTTGGATTACCTGGGTGAATCCCGTTACCGAAACACCTAATTTTCATATTCCATCATCATTTGGAATTTTAACTTTGAAAGAATAA
- a CDS encoding LacI family DNA-binding transcriptional regulator, translated as MDKKYTIKDIAKLAGVSKGTVDRVLHKRGKVSPLALEKVNEVLNVINYEPNLIARNLKNNKIYRICIVLPDPKIDPYWFPCIKGVNDAIQEFKAYNILVETFYFNPEKTKSFTNINELIIEKSPDAVLLAPLFHKETIEAIKKYDSLDILVNTFNNQVESTLIKNFVGQDLFRSGRVAAKLLNTILDKGHIAIIHIDETYKNAIHMQEKERGFRNYFNEKENLDYKITTLKLKSPNVEVNLKNFISENPDLSGVFITTSKAYQIAKTISEIKNKKIRMIGYDLIDENVNYLNLGVIDFLIHQNQKRQAYLGITYFVEHFLFHKETPAVTLLPIDIINSENADFYLE; from the coding sequence ATGGATAAAAAGTATACAATTAAAGATATTGCTAAATTAGCAGGAGTTTCAAAAGGTACTGTTGACAGAGTGTTACACAAAAGAGGAAAAGTTTCTCCTTTAGCACTAGAAAAAGTAAATGAAGTTTTAAATGTAATAAATTACGAACCCAATCTTATTGCCAGAAACTTAAAGAACAATAAGATTTATCGTATTTGCATTGTTTTACCTGATCCTAAAATTGACCCATATTGGTTTCCTTGTATTAAAGGAGTAAATGATGCTATACAAGAATTTAAAGCTTACAACATACTTGTTGAAACGTTTTATTTTAATCCTGAAAAAACAAAATCATTCACAAATATTAATGAGCTTATTATAGAAAAATCGCCAGACGCAGTTTTGCTGGCTCCATTATTCCATAAAGAAACAATAGAAGCAATAAAAAAATATGACTCTTTAGACATCCTTGTAAATACATTTAATAATCAGGTAGAGTCTACTTTAATCAAGAATTTTGTTGGACAAGATTTATTTAGAAGTGGTCGCGTAGCAGCCAAGCTATTAAATACTATTCTAGACAAGGGACATATTGCTATTATACATATTGACGAAACCTACAAGAATGCAATTCACATGCAAGAAAAAGAAAGAGGTTTCAGAAATTACTTTAATGAAAAAGAAAATCTAGACTATAAGATTACGACATTAAAATTAAAAAGTCCTAATGTTGAAGTAAACCTAAAAAACTTCATCAGTGAAAATCCCGATTTATCTGGTGTTTTCATTACTACATCCAAAGCCTATCAAATAGCAAAAACCATTAGCGAGATTAAGAACAAAAAAATCCGAATGATTGGTTACGATTTAATTGATGAAAATGTAAATTACCTAAATTTAGGAGTAATTGATTTCTTAATTCATCAAAATCAAAAAAGACAAGCTTATCTTGGTATAACCTACTTTGTAGAGCATTTCCTTTTCCATAAAGAAACTCCAGCTGTTACACTTTTACCTATTGACATCATTAATTCGGAAAACGCCGATTTTTATCTAGAATAG
- a CDS encoding sugar phosphate nucleotidyltransferase, protein MHDNLIILAGGASSRMKKEVVLNNLTEEEIAQANERSKGLIGVGPNGRPLLDYLLLNAKKAGYKKCIIIIGEQGELFKEFYGNQDKNNDFHGLNISFAVQYIPKDRVKPFGTADALFQAVEQYPEMNSQSYSVCNSDNLYSTAALLALRETNSPNAFIGYDRDALDFPSERISRFAIAKLDANNQLLDILEKPTAEDLENYKDSEGKLRVSMNAFKFNGAMVYPYLKNCPAHPERDEKELPTVLLNAIKENPNTTLGIPFSEHVPDLTAKEDIAEVKEYLKKYYPKLNWEA, encoded by the coding sequence ATGCATGACAATTTAATTATTTTAGCAGGCGGTGCATCTTCTCGAATGAAAAAGGAAGTTGTGTTAAATAATTTAACCGAAGAAGAAATAGCTCAGGCAAATGAAAGAAGCAAAGGGCTAATAGGAGTAGGACCAAACGGAAGACCTTTGTTAGATTATCTTTTATTAAATGCAAAAAAAGCAGGCTATAAAAAGTGCATTATTATAATAGGAGAACAAGGAGAATTGTTTAAAGAATTCTATGGTAATCAAGATAAAAACAATGATTTTCATGGGTTAAATATTTCATTCGCAGTTCAATACATTCCAAAAGATAGAGTGAAGCCATTTGGTACTGCCGATGCATTATTTCAGGCTGTAGAACAATATCCAGAAATGAATTCTCAAAGTTACTCAGTTTGTAATAGTGATAACTTGTACTCTACAGCAGCTTTGTTGGCACTAAGAGAAACCAACAGTCCAAATGCTTTTATAGGTTATGATCGTGATGCATTGGATTTTCCATCCGAAAGAATTTCACGTTTTGCTATTGCCAAGTTAGATGCAAATAACCAATTATTAGATATACTAGAGAAACCAACGGCTGAAGACTTAGAAAATTATAAAGATTCAGAAGGGAAATTAAGAGTAAGTATGAATGCTTTTAAATTTAATGGGGCAATGGTATATCCTTATTTGAAAAATTGTCCAGCTCACCCAGAAAGAGACGAAAAAGAATTGCCAACAGTACTTTTGAATGCGATAAAAGAGAATCCAAATACAACTTTAGGAATTCCTTTTTCAGAGCATGTTCCAGATTTAACTGCCAAAGAAGATATCGCTGAAGTAAAAGAATATCTAAAAAAATACTACCCAAAGTTAAACTGGGAAGCATAA